In Gossypium arboreum isolate Shixiya-1 chromosome 5, ASM2569848v2, whole genome shotgun sequence, a single genomic region encodes these proteins:
- the LOC108450121 gene encoding pectinesterase 3-like has protein sequence MDSIKSFKGYGKVDEAEERAFKRKTRRRLIILVISIIVLLAVIIGAVAGTLIHKRNNSSPDTASPTELTPAASLKAVCEVTQYPSSCFSSISSVASSNATDPEILFKLSLKVVIDELSGLSQYPKKLQAETNNTQVKHALDVCGTVFDDALDRLNDSATSLEVGDGESLLSDSKIDDLKTWLSTVITDQETCLDALEELNTTKNFNATLFEELKAAMQNSSEYASNSLAIAAKILGLLTNFRIPIHRRLLGFQKAAPSEFPAWVSPTERRLLQESKPTPNVIVAKDGSGHFRTINEAVQLVGKKNQSRFVIYVKEGKYVENVNLDKHRWNVMIYGDGKTKTIISGSRNFVDGTATFDTATFTVAGRGFIAKDIKFENTAGAAKHQAVAMRSGSDRSVFYSCAFDAYQDTLYAHSNRQFYRECDILGTIDFIFGNAAVVFQNCNIQPRQPLPNQFNTITAQGKKDPNQNTGISIQKCTITPFGNLTANTYLGRPWKEFSTTVIMQSNIGAFLNPVGWREWVTNVDPPSTILYAEYQNTGPGSTVDQRVKWAGYRSTLSEADAGKFTVANFIQGEDWLPAATVAYEPAL, from the exons ATGGATTCAATCAAGTCTTTCAAGGGCTATGGCAAAGTAGACGAGGCTGAAGAACGAGCTTTCAAGCGAAAGACACGAAGGCGTCTCATTATCCTCGTCATCTCCATTATCGTGCTGTTAGCTGTTATCATTGGCGCAGTTGCGGGGACTTTGATACACAAGAGAAACAACTCGTCTCCCGATACTGCATCCCCAACCGAGTTAACTCCAGCAGCTTCATTGAAGGCGGTTTGCGAAGTGACTCAGTACCCATCTTCCTGCTTCTCCAGCATATCATCTGTCGCATCGTCGAACGCAACTGACCCAGAGATCCTCTTCAAGCTGTCTTTGAAAGTAGTTATCGACGAGCTCTCTGGGTTGTCACAGTATCCCAAGAAGTTACAAGCTGAAACCAATAACACCCAAGTGAAACACGCTCTAGATGTATGTGGAACCGTGTTTGATGACGCGTTGGATCGACTGAATGACTCGGCAACTTCCCTCGAAGTTGGGGACGGAGAGAGTTTGTTGTCGGATTCCAAGATCGATGACTTGAAGACATGGTTAAGCACAGTCATAACCGATCAAGAAACATGTTTAGACGCCCTGGAGGAACTGAACACCACAAAGAACTTCAACGCCACACTGTTCGAAGAACTGAAAGCCGCCATGCAGAACTCAAGTGAGTATGCCAGCAACAGTTTGGCCATCGCTGCTAAAATCTTGGGTTTGTTGACCAATTTCCGTATCCCGATTCACCGGAGGTTGCTTGGGTTCCAAAAAGCTGCACCTTCAGAGTTCCCAGCTTGGGTTAGTCCCACTGAAAGGAGACTGTTGCAGGAGTCCAAGCCTACCCCAAATGTAATTGTGGCTAAAGACGGTTCCGGCCATTTCAGGACCATTAACGAGGCGGTGCAATTGGTGGGAAAGAAGAACCAATCGAGATTCGTGATCTATGTGAAGGAAGGCAAGTATGTTGAGAATGTGAATCTGGATAAACACAGGTGGAATGTCATGATTTACGGTGATGGCAAAACTAAGACTATAATTTCCGGCAGCCGCAACTTTGTTGATGGAACTGCCACCTTTGATACAGCAACTTTCA CTGTGGCAGGAAGGGGATTCATTGCAAAGGACATAAAGTTCGAAAACACAGCAGGTGCAGCAAAGCACCAAGCAGTGGCTATGCGGTCCGGTTCTGACCGCTCGGTATTCTACAGCTGTGCATTCGATGCCTACCAGGACACTCTCTATGCTCATTCCAATCGTCAGTTTTACAGAGAATGTGACATTTTGGGTACAATTGACTTCATTTTTGGGAATGCAGCTGTTGTCTTCCAAAACTGCAACATCCAGCCCAGGCAGCCTTTGCCTAACCAGTTCAACACCATCACAGCTCAAGGCAAAAAAGACCCTAACCAAAATACTGGCATCTCAATTCAGAAGTGTACAATAACTCCATTTGGCAACCTTACTGCCAATACTTACCTCGGCAGGCCCTGGAAAGAATTCTCCACCACCGTTATTATGCAGTCCAACATTGGGGCGTTCTTGAACCCTGTGGGCTGGAGAGAATGGGTCACTAATGTTGATCCACCCAGCACAATTTTGTATGCAGAATATCAAAACACTGGACCTGGATCAACCGTGGATCAAAGGGTAAAATGGGCTGGTTATAGGTCCACTCTCTCAGAAGCTGATGCTGGAAAGTTCACAGTGGCTAACTTTATACAAGGTGAAGATTGGCTGCCTGCTGCCACTGTAGCGTATGAACCAGCTTTATGA
- the LOC108453119 gene encoding pectinesterase-like, translated as MSRIKETLSNISDSAKHISFTKKHKKIFLALFASLVIVAAIIGIVAGVSSRNNSDESDTSHHAIVKSACSGTFYPDLCFSAVATVPAGTAKKVRSQKDVIELSLNITTTAVEHNYFKIKKLLARKDLTTREKTALHDCLETIDETLDELHEAVEDLHEYPNKKSLTQHADDLKTLMSAAMTNQETCLDGFSHEGADKKIREVLIDGEKYVEKMCSNALAMIKNMTDTDIANEMMLKSSNRKLKEDESGIAWPEWLSAGDRRLLQSSSVTPNVVVAADGSGNFKTVSEAVAKAPEKSSKRYIIRIKAGVYIENVEVPKKKSNIMFIGDGRTKTIITGSRNVVDGSTTFHSATVAAVGEKFLARDITFQNTAGPSKHQAVALRVGSDLSAFYNCDMLAYQDTLYVHSNRQFYVNCLVAGTVDFIFGNAAAVFQNCDIHARKPNSGQKNMVTAQGRTDPNQNTGIVIQKCRIGATSDLQPVRKNFPTYLGRPWKEYSRTVVMQSTISDVIQPAGWHEWSGSFALKTLFYAEYQNTGAGASTSARVKWGGYKVITSASEAQAFTPGRFIAGGSWLSSTGFPFALGL; from the exons ATGAGCCGAATTAAAGAAACTTTATCCAACATTTCTGATTCTGCCAAACACATTTCCTTCACCAAGAAACACAAGAAAATTTTCTTGGCACTATTTGCATCTTTAGTCATTGTCGCTGCTATAATCGGCATTGTTGCTGGAGTGAGCTCACGGAATAACTCCGATGAGTCCGATACTTCCCATCATGCCATTGTGAAATCAGCTTGTAGTGGTACATTCTACCCTGATTTATGTTTCTCGGCTGTTGCTACCGTCCCTGCTGGTACTGCCAAAAAGGTGAGGAGCCAAAAGGATGTTATCGAATTGTCTCTTAACATCACCACCACTGCTGTCGAACACAATTACTTCAAGATTAAGAAGCTTTTGGCTCGAAAGGACTTGACGACGCGTGAAAAGACGGCTCTCCATGATTGTTTGGAGACTATTGACGAGACCCTCGACGAGCTCCACGAAGCTGTTGAGGATCTTCATGAGTACCCCAACAAGAAATCTTTGACCCAGCACGCCGATGACCTCAAGACCCTGATGAGTGCCGCAATGACCAACCAGGAAACTTGCTTGGACGGGTTTTCTCACGAGGGTGCCGACAAGAAAATCCGTGAGGTCCTGATCGATGGCGAGAAGTACGTCGAAAAGATGTGCAGTAATGCGCTTGCCATGATCAAGAACATGACGGACACTGATATTGCAAACGAGATGATGCTCAAGTCATCGAACAGGAAGCTGAAGGAGGACGAAAGCGGCATTGCCTGGCCAGAGTGGTTGTCCGCTGGCGACAGGCGCCTGCTTCAGTCGTCTTCGGTGACCCCCAACGTGGTTGTGGCGGCCGATGGTAGCGGGAACTTCAAAACGGTGTCGGAAGCGGTCGCCAAAGCACCGGAGAAAAGCAGCAAAAGGTATATTATTAGAATCAAAGCAGGCGTCTACATAGAAAACGTGGAAGTCCCAAAGAAGAAGAGCAACATAATGTTCATCGGAGACGGGAGAACTAAAACAATCATCACCGGCAGCAGGAATGTGGTCGACGGAAGCACCACTTTCCACTCTGCCACAGTTG CTGCGGTTGGTGAAAAGTTCCTTGCCCGAGACATAACGTTCCAAAACACAGCAGGTCCCTCCAAGCATCAAGCTGTTGCCCTCCGTGTTGGCTCTGATCTCTCAGCATTCTACAATTGTGACATGCTAGCATACCAAGACACTCTCTACGTCCACTCCAATCGTCAATTTTACGTTAACTGCCTCGTAGCAGGAACAGTTGACTTCATCTTCGGAAATGCCGCAGCCGTGTTCCAAAACTGCGATATCCATGCTCGGAAACCAAACTCAGGGCAGAAAAACATGGTGACAGCCCAAGGCAGGACCGATCCTAACCAAAACACAGGCATTGTGATCCAGAAATGTAGGATAGGTGCCACCTCTGATTTACAGCCTGTTCGTAAAAACTTCCCAACATATCTTGGGAGGCCCTGGAAGGAATACTCGAGGACTGTGGTAATGCAATCAACAATCAGTGACGTGATTCAACCTGCTGGCTGGCACGAGTGGAGCGGGAGTTTCGCCCTGAAAACACTGTTTTATGCCGAGTACCAGAACACTGGGGCCGGTGCCTCAACTTCTGCGAGAGTGAAATGGGGAGGGTACAAGGTGATCACTAGTGCAAGTGAAGCTCAGGCTTTTACTCCTGGCAGGTTCATTGCTGGAGGAAGTTGGTTAAGCTCTACAGGCTTTCCTTTCGCTCTTGGGTTGTAA